Proteins encoded within one genomic window of Glycine soja cultivar W05 chromosome 1, ASM419377v2, whole genome shotgun sequence:
- the LOC114419678 gene encoding histidine kinase 1-like isoform X2, with amino-acid sequence MAENKDEIYSESSECSPGSTSPMGSKCRYLFHRLCACATSWNKNSTPKGRRIFHRDVEKEEFQYASSHCLSSYYSVFVVRLAIMVMLAILIGLLTILTWHFTKIYTAKSLSSLAYGLRYELLQRPVLRMWNILNSTSEITTAQVKLSQYVIRRHSNPATQAEQVELYEAMRAVTWALFASRKALNSITINYKNGFVQAFHRDLKDNNTFYIYSDLSNYSMGASNSNAVNSISKYRAWDVRGNYSAIWYREPLDPVSGEKIGKAMKIAPEDLINIAGLSQVPDGVASWHVAVSKFTDSPLLSAALPVWDSSNKTIMAVVGVTTALYSVGQLMRELVEMHSGHMYLTSQEGYLLATSTSAPLLATSTKPPKLKMAVDCEDNVIRLGAEWLQRTYGNNFPPSHDIHVENVKLGHQRYYIDSFVLNLKRLPLVGVIIIPRKYIMGQVDERAYKTLVILISASLCILVIGCVCILILTNGVSKEMNLRAELINQLEARRKAEASSNYKSQFLANMSHELRTPMAAVIGLLDILISDDCLTNEQYSTVTQIRKCSTALLRLLNNILDLSKVESGKLVLEDAEFDLGRELEGLVDMFSVQCINHNVETVLDLSDDMPKLVKGDSARVVQIFANLINNSIKFTPSGHIILRGWCENPNSSIGSPNFPLDQKKSRSLQKCRERPNANHAKRTSIKDKKVILWFEVDDTGCGIDPSKWDSVFESFEQADPSTTRLHGGTGLGLCIVRNLVNKMGGDIRVVKKEGSGTLMRLCLLLSEPMDVTEQQCAVDLTDNGLVVLLALHGNMSRLITSKWLQKNGVCTMEASDWNGLTQILRELFHARSSVHNTDFDAHYPAKEELKSKLLNIGDMRNPVFVIVVDIGLLDLSTDIWKEQFNFLHRYFGRAKFVWMLNHDTSNTVKMELRRKGHVLMVNKPLYKAKMIQILEAVIKERNLELQKKNMTAPRTTMKEGDLHEFLEIDSTHFDGASSDDSDIPETGGSNPVSANGDKPAEKLAKSHASSPYHMNNCLVKLTNENECLEKHNLRKEESSSPSSNSATEDNQPKSLSTKELSSISTEDQEEDSECGETNRVTSSSKAVDGKKSLEGLKILLAEDTPVLQRVATIMLEKMGADVVAVGDGQQAVDALNCMFAAEDCRRESLQKERNTRSQTEISTCRPYDLILMDCQMPKMDGYEATKAIRKSEVGTSMHIPIVALTAHAMSCDEAKCLEVGMDAYLTKPIDFKMMVSTILSLTKRTS; translated from the exons ATGGCAGAAAACAAAGATGAAATCTATTCTGAAAGTTCTGAATGTTCACCAGGCTCAACCTCTCCAATGGGTAGCAAGTGCAGATACTTGTTTCATAGATTATGCGCTTGTGCCACTTCATGGAACAAAAACAGCACCCCAAAGGGTCGAAGAATTTTCCACAGAGATGTGGAAAAAGAAGAATTCCAGTATGCTAGTAGTCACTGTCTCTCTTCCTACTATAGTGTTTTTGTGGTTCGACTAGCAATCATG GTGATGCTAGCCATCTTGATTGGGTTGCTCACTATACTGACATGGCATTTCACCAAGATTTATACAGCAAAATCACTTAGCAGTTTGGCATATGGTTTGCGTTATGAACTTCTGCAACGCCCTGTTTTGAGGATGTGGAATATTTTAAACTCTACTTCTGAAATTACTACAGCTCAAGTCAAACTGTCTCAGTATGTGATAAGACGTCACAGCAACCCTGCGACTCAAGCAGAGCAAGTTGAG CTGTATGAAGCGATGAGGGCTGTAACATGGGCGTTATTTGCTAGTCGGAAAGCTCTAAACTCTATAACTATCAACTATAAGAACGGATTTGTTCAAGCATTCCATAGAGATCTGAAGGACAACAACACATTTTACATCTATTCTGATCTTTCAAATTACTCCATGGGTGCTAGCAACTCTAATGCGGTCAATTCCATTTCAAAGTATCGAGCTTGGGATGTTCGTGGTAACTATTCTGCAATCTGGTACCGTGAACCACTTGACCCTGTGAGTGGTGAGAAGATTGGAAAAGCTATGAAAATTGCACCTGAAGACTTGATCAACATAGCTGGCCTTTCCCAAGTGCCTGATGGCGTAGCTTCGTGGCACGTCGCGGTGAGCAAGTTCACAGATTCACCATTGCTTTCAGCAGCATTACCAGTTTGGGACTCTTCTAATAAGACTATTATGGCAGTTGTGGGGGTAACAACTGCACTTTATAGTGTAGGACAATTAATGAGAGAGCTAGTTGAGATGCACAGTGGCCATATGTATTTGACATCTCAAGAGGGTTATTTACTCGCAACTTCCACAAGTGCACCTCTACTGGCAACTTCAACAAAGCCTCCTAAGCTTAAGATGGCTGTTGACTGTGAAGACAACGTGATTCGACTGGGAGCTGAGTGGTTACAGAGAACTTATGGGAACAATTTTCCTCCAAGTCATGACATTCATGTAGAGAATGTCAAGCTAGGCCACCAGAGATATTACATTGACTCATTCGTCCTAAATTTGAAGAGACTTCCTTTG GTAGGTGTGATCATCATACCAAGAAAGTATATCATGGGGCAGGTAGATGAAAGAGCCTACAAAACGTTGGTTATTCTGATATCTGCGTCATTATGTATTTTAGTCATTGGATGCGTTTGCATTTTGATATTGACAAATGGAGTATCAAAGGAAATGAATCTAAGAGCAGAACTGATAAATCAACTGGAAGCAAGAAGAAAAGCAGAGGCATCAAGTAACTATAAAAGTCAATTCCTTGCAAACATGAG TCATGAACTGAGGACACCTATGGCAGCAGTTATTGGGTTGCTTGACATTCTTATATCAGATGACTGTCTCACAAATGAACAATATTCAACAGTTACTCAAATAAGAAAATGCTCAACTGCTCTGCTCCGCCTTCTTAATAACATATTGGATCTGAGTAAG GTGGAATCTGGAAAACTGGTCCTAGAAGATGCCGAATTTGACTTGGGAAGGGAACTTGAAGGGCTTGTAGATATGTTTTCTGTTCAGTGCATTAACCATAATGTGGAGACTGTTTTAGACCTGTCTG ATGACATGCCAAAGTTAGTTAAGGGTGATTCTGCAAGGGTGGTTCAAATATTTGCAAATCTGATCAACAATTCAATCAAGTTTACTCCAT CGGGTCATATTATTCTGCGAGGATGGTGTGAAAACCCAAATTCTTCCATTGGTAGTCCAAATTTTCCTCTTGACCAGAAGAAATCACGGAGTCTACAAAAGTGCAGAGAGAGGCCAAATGCAAACCATGCTAAGAGAACATctataaaagataagaaagtgATACTTTGGTTTGAAGTTGACGACACAGGCTGTG GTATTGACCCAAGCAAATGGGATTCTGTGTTTGAAAGCTTTGAGCAAGCTGATCCATCAACTACACGAct GCATGGAGGCACTGGTCTTGGTCTTTGCATTGTGAGAAACTTG GTTAACAAGATGGGTGGAGACATCAGGGTTGTCAAAAAGGAGGGCTCAGGAACACTGATGCGATTATGCTTGCTTCTCAGTGAGCCAATGGATGTCACAGAACAACAGTGTGCAGTAGATTTGACAGACAATGGCTTAGTG GTACTGCTTGCACTGCATGGCAACATGAGTCGATTAATTACATCCAAGTGGCTACAGAAAAACGGGGTGTGCACAATGGAAGCATCTGACTGGAACGGACTAACTCAAATTTTGAGGGAACTCTTTCATGCAAGAAGTTCAGTTCATAATACTGACTTTGATGCACACTATCCAGCAAAAGAGGAATTGAAGTCTAAACTACTCAACATAGGAGATATGAGGAACCCGGTTTTTGTCATTGTTGTTGACATTGGACTACTTGATTTGAGTACAGATATATGGAAGGAACAGTTTAACTTCCTTCACAGGTACTTTGGTAGAGCAAAGTTTGTATGGATGCTAAATCATGACACTTCCAATACCGTAAAGATGGAGCTCCGTAGGAAAGGGCATGTACTTATGGTCAACAAACCCCTTTACAAAGCaaaaatgattcaaattttGGAAGCTGTcataaaggagagaaatcttgagctacaaaagaaaaacatgactGCTCCAAGGACCACAATGAAAGAGGGTGATTTGCATGAGTTTCTTGAGATTGATTCCACTCATTTTGATGGTGCTAGCTCTGATGATTCTGACATACCTGAAACAGGTGGTTCTAATCCTGTTAGTGCTAATGGAGATAAACCAGCTGAGAAGCTAGCCAAATCTCATGCCTCATCACCATACCATATGAATAACTGCCTAGTTAAATtaacaaatgaaaatgaatgttTGGAAAAACATAATTTGAGGAAAGAAGAATCTTCTAGCCCCAGCTCAAATTCTGCCACTGAAGACAACCAACCTAAATCACTGTCCACCAAAGAATTATCATCCATTTCAACAGAAGATCAGGAGGAAGATTCTGAATGTGGGGAAACAAATAGGGTCACCAGCTCAAGTAAAGCAGTAGATGGAAAAAAATCTCTTGAGGGCCTAAAGATTTTGCTTGCAGAAGATACACCAGTACTTCAAAGGGTTGCTACCATAATGCTTGAAAAAATGGGAGCTGATGTTGTTGCTGTAGGTGATGGACAACAGGCAGTAGATGCTCTCAATTGCATGTTCGCTGCTGAAGATTGTAGAAGGGAATCACTCCAGAAGGAAAGAAACACGAGATCTCAAACAGAGATTTCGACTTGTCGTCCTTATGACTTGATCCTAATGGATTGTCAG ATGCCAAAGATGGATGGTTATGAGGCAACAAAAGCAATAAGGAAATCAGAAGTGGGAACAAGCATGCACATTCCCATTGTTGCTCTTACAGCACATGCAATGTCATGTGATGAAGCCAAATGCCTGGAGGTGGGCATGGATGCTTACTTAACAAAGCCAATAGACTTCAAAATGATGGTGTCCACCATTCTTTCACTCACTAAAAGAACA
- the LOC114419678 gene encoding histidine kinase 1-like isoform X1, whose product MAENKDEIYSESSECSPGSTSPMGSKCRYLFHRLCACATSWNKNSTPKGRRIFHRDVEKEEFQYASSHCLSSYYSVFVVRLAIMVMLAILIGLLTILTWHFTKIYTAKSLSSLAYGLRYELLQRPVLRMWNILNSTSEITTAQVKLSQYVIRRHSNPATQAEQVEQLYEAMRAVTWALFASRKALNSITINYKNGFVQAFHRDLKDNNTFYIYSDLSNYSMGASNSNAVNSISKYRAWDVRGNYSAIWYREPLDPVSGEKIGKAMKIAPEDLINIAGLSQVPDGVASWHVAVSKFTDSPLLSAALPVWDSSNKTIMAVVGVTTALYSVGQLMRELVEMHSGHMYLTSQEGYLLATSTSAPLLATSTKPPKLKMAVDCEDNVIRLGAEWLQRTYGNNFPPSHDIHVENVKLGHQRYYIDSFVLNLKRLPLVGVIIIPRKYIMGQVDERAYKTLVILISASLCILVIGCVCILILTNGVSKEMNLRAELINQLEARRKAEASSNYKSQFLANMSHELRTPMAAVIGLLDILISDDCLTNEQYSTVTQIRKCSTALLRLLNNILDLSKVESGKLVLEDAEFDLGRELEGLVDMFSVQCINHNVETVLDLSDDMPKLVKGDSARVVQIFANLINNSIKFTPSGHIILRGWCENPNSSIGSPNFPLDQKKSRSLQKCRERPNANHAKRTSIKDKKVILWFEVDDTGCGIDPSKWDSVFESFEQADPSTTRLHGGTGLGLCIVRNLVNKMGGDIRVVKKEGSGTLMRLCLLLSEPMDVTEQQCAVDLTDNGLVVLLALHGNMSRLITSKWLQKNGVCTMEASDWNGLTQILRELFHARSSVHNTDFDAHYPAKEELKSKLLNIGDMRNPVFVIVVDIGLLDLSTDIWKEQFNFLHRYFGRAKFVWMLNHDTSNTVKMELRRKGHVLMVNKPLYKAKMIQILEAVIKERNLELQKKNMTAPRTTMKEGDLHEFLEIDSTHFDGASSDDSDIPETGGSNPVSANGDKPAEKLAKSHASSPYHMNNCLVKLTNENECLEKHNLRKEESSSPSSNSATEDNQPKSLSTKELSSISTEDQEEDSECGETNRVTSSSKAVDGKKSLEGLKILLAEDTPVLQRVATIMLEKMGADVVAVGDGQQAVDALNCMFAAEDCRRESLQKERNTRSQTEISTCRPYDLILMDCQMPKMDGYEATKAIRKSEVGTSMHIPIVALTAHAMSCDEAKCLEVGMDAYLTKPIDFKMMVSTILSLTKRTS is encoded by the exons ATGGCAGAAAACAAAGATGAAATCTATTCTGAAAGTTCTGAATGTTCACCAGGCTCAACCTCTCCAATGGGTAGCAAGTGCAGATACTTGTTTCATAGATTATGCGCTTGTGCCACTTCATGGAACAAAAACAGCACCCCAAAGGGTCGAAGAATTTTCCACAGAGATGTGGAAAAAGAAGAATTCCAGTATGCTAGTAGTCACTGTCTCTCTTCCTACTATAGTGTTTTTGTGGTTCGACTAGCAATCATG GTGATGCTAGCCATCTTGATTGGGTTGCTCACTATACTGACATGGCATTTCACCAAGATTTATACAGCAAAATCACTTAGCAGTTTGGCATATGGTTTGCGTTATGAACTTCTGCAACGCCCTGTTTTGAGGATGTGGAATATTTTAAACTCTACTTCTGAAATTACTACAGCTCAAGTCAAACTGTCTCAGTATGTGATAAGACGTCACAGCAACCCTGCGACTCAAGCAGAGCAAGTTGAG CAGCTGTATGAAGCGATGAGGGCTGTAACATGGGCGTTATTTGCTAGTCGGAAAGCTCTAAACTCTATAACTATCAACTATAAGAACGGATTTGTTCAAGCATTCCATAGAGATCTGAAGGACAACAACACATTTTACATCTATTCTGATCTTTCAAATTACTCCATGGGTGCTAGCAACTCTAATGCGGTCAATTCCATTTCAAAGTATCGAGCTTGGGATGTTCGTGGTAACTATTCTGCAATCTGGTACCGTGAACCACTTGACCCTGTGAGTGGTGAGAAGATTGGAAAAGCTATGAAAATTGCACCTGAAGACTTGATCAACATAGCTGGCCTTTCCCAAGTGCCTGATGGCGTAGCTTCGTGGCACGTCGCGGTGAGCAAGTTCACAGATTCACCATTGCTTTCAGCAGCATTACCAGTTTGGGACTCTTCTAATAAGACTATTATGGCAGTTGTGGGGGTAACAACTGCACTTTATAGTGTAGGACAATTAATGAGAGAGCTAGTTGAGATGCACAGTGGCCATATGTATTTGACATCTCAAGAGGGTTATTTACTCGCAACTTCCACAAGTGCACCTCTACTGGCAACTTCAACAAAGCCTCCTAAGCTTAAGATGGCTGTTGACTGTGAAGACAACGTGATTCGACTGGGAGCTGAGTGGTTACAGAGAACTTATGGGAACAATTTTCCTCCAAGTCATGACATTCATGTAGAGAATGTCAAGCTAGGCCACCAGAGATATTACATTGACTCATTCGTCCTAAATTTGAAGAGACTTCCTTTG GTAGGTGTGATCATCATACCAAGAAAGTATATCATGGGGCAGGTAGATGAAAGAGCCTACAAAACGTTGGTTATTCTGATATCTGCGTCATTATGTATTTTAGTCATTGGATGCGTTTGCATTTTGATATTGACAAATGGAGTATCAAAGGAAATGAATCTAAGAGCAGAACTGATAAATCAACTGGAAGCAAGAAGAAAAGCAGAGGCATCAAGTAACTATAAAAGTCAATTCCTTGCAAACATGAG TCATGAACTGAGGACACCTATGGCAGCAGTTATTGGGTTGCTTGACATTCTTATATCAGATGACTGTCTCACAAATGAACAATATTCAACAGTTACTCAAATAAGAAAATGCTCAACTGCTCTGCTCCGCCTTCTTAATAACATATTGGATCTGAGTAAG GTGGAATCTGGAAAACTGGTCCTAGAAGATGCCGAATTTGACTTGGGAAGGGAACTTGAAGGGCTTGTAGATATGTTTTCTGTTCAGTGCATTAACCATAATGTGGAGACTGTTTTAGACCTGTCTG ATGACATGCCAAAGTTAGTTAAGGGTGATTCTGCAAGGGTGGTTCAAATATTTGCAAATCTGATCAACAATTCAATCAAGTTTACTCCAT CGGGTCATATTATTCTGCGAGGATGGTGTGAAAACCCAAATTCTTCCATTGGTAGTCCAAATTTTCCTCTTGACCAGAAGAAATCACGGAGTCTACAAAAGTGCAGAGAGAGGCCAAATGCAAACCATGCTAAGAGAACATctataaaagataagaaagtgATACTTTGGTTTGAAGTTGACGACACAGGCTGTG GTATTGACCCAAGCAAATGGGATTCTGTGTTTGAAAGCTTTGAGCAAGCTGATCCATCAACTACACGAct GCATGGAGGCACTGGTCTTGGTCTTTGCATTGTGAGAAACTTG GTTAACAAGATGGGTGGAGACATCAGGGTTGTCAAAAAGGAGGGCTCAGGAACACTGATGCGATTATGCTTGCTTCTCAGTGAGCCAATGGATGTCACAGAACAACAGTGTGCAGTAGATTTGACAGACAATGGCTTAGTG GTACTGCTTGCACTGCATGGCAACATGAGTCGATTAATTACATCCAAGTGGCTACAGAAAAACGGGGTGTGCACAATGGAAGCATCTGACTGGAACGGACTAACTCAAATTTTGAGGGAACTCTTTCATGCAAGAAGTTCAGTTCATAATACTGACTTTGATGCACACTATCCAGCAAAAGAGGAATTGAAGTCTAAACTACTCAACATAGGAGATATGAGGAACCCGGTTTTTGTCATTGTTGTTGACATTGGACTACTTGATTTGAGTACAGATATATGGAAGGAACAGTTTAACTTCCTTCACAGGTACTTTGGTAGAGCAAAGTTTGTATGGATGCTAAATCATGACACTTCCAATACCGTAAAGATGGAGCTCCGTAGGAAAGGGCATGTACTTATGGTCAACAAACCCCTTTACAAAGCaaaaatgattcaaattttGGAAGCTGTcataaaggagagaaatcttgagctacaaaagaaaaacatgactGCTCCAAGGACCACAATGAAAGAGGGTGATTTGCATGAGTTTCTTGAGATTGATTCCACTCATTTTGATGGTGCTAGCTCTGATGATTCTGACATACCTGAAACAGGTGGTTCTAATCCTGTTAGTGCTAATGGAGATAAACCAGCTGAGAAGCTAGCCAAATCTCATGCCTCATCACCATACCATATGAATAACTGCCTAGTTAAATtaacaaatgaaaatgaatgttTGGAAAAACATAATTTGAGGAAAGAAGAATCTTCTAGCCCCAGCTCAAATTCTGCCACTGAAGACAACCAACCTAAATCACTGTCCACCAAAGAATTATCATCCATTTCAACAGAAGATCAGGAGGAAGATTCTGAATGTGGGGAAACAAATAGGGTCACCAGCTCAAGTAAAGCAGTAGATGGAAAAAAATCTCTTGAGGGCCTAAAGATTTTGCTTGCAGAAGATACACCAGTACTTCAAAGGGTTGCTACCATAATGCTTGAAAAAATGGGAGCTGATGTTGTTGCTGTAGGTGATGGACAACAGGCAGTAGATGCTCTCAATTGCATGTTCGCTGCTGAAGATTGTAGAAGGGAATCACTCCAGAAGGAAAGAAACACGAGATCTCAAACAGAGATTTCGACTTGTCGTCCTTATGACTTGATCCTAATGGATTGTCAG ATGCCAAAGATGGATGGTTATGAGGCAACAAAAGCAATAAGGAAATCAGAAGTGGGAACAAGCATGCACATTCCCATTGTTGCTCTTACAGCACATGCAATGTCATGTGATGAAGCCAAATGCCTGGAGGTGGGCATGGATGCTTACTTAACAAAGCCAATAGACTTCAAAATGATGGTGTCCACCATTCTTTCACTCACTAAAAGAACA